From the genome of Seriola aureovittata isolate HTS-2021-v1 ecotype China chromosome 6, ASM2101889v1, whole genome shotgun sequence, one region includes:
- the LOC130170920 gene encoding receptor-type tyrosine-protein phosphatase C-like — MAGLCVLKILLLWTGIISLANSPDDMTKLKTTAPEPHVIIVSCEYSRRFNGPEVMYITQHGYAGDTLHVTAFSEHFEHKSKTYDVATHYHDKAVIDFLVFLIVLTSVAILVVIDSIYVLNRVPKHRKSRDVNENAMFQSAASLRSLKTLLLSAGIICQITTTAGQRITASSPPQCSYTVTSIKFGFQIDITSSTPRDYTINISEEGRPVTGKHITVHQSNQNSSHEIKHLKPCTEYEHYVTYLDGAGEKHCSHPENKTRTTDISKDDIEDVSCIPGHVCYRSDWDVSSLLSTTNVVGCDNKTFCVKPGYNDICSDFTTNFTCPTTSFSLTSIIPVDFLNTNEIHQIVSTKLPAKIETKLPPNCKNLSVDYTCWESGGVTEPKLESELEPFTDYSCIGQIKENNVTIKNTTAVDVRIDCDFNIIATKDRVTNTSIGWSWSTTSDKCQEVLHELEKLDKLSYDCSCGSTLSHQTHWSKPDKESSGRTCLVIGLKPFTTYTCEVKPIYKNIKRDAKQTPVTQKTDAGKPDDIKDLKTSQPEHNVIIVNCMYSGKLNGLEGKQKYRAELHHGGVIVKELKDSKCKFEFRDLSYSTTYIVKVIAFNTELESEPKTKEVSTFYNDKAVIGFLVFLFITITSVVVSVLVYKIYIKKCRKSRNEVNEDVMLESTAIYVNVPTPGWHHIEAR; from the exons ATGGCAGGGCTCTGTGTTCTCAAGATCCTGCTGCTCTGGACCGGGATCATCAGTTTGGCCAATT CACCAGACGATATGACTAAACTGAAGACGACGGCTCCAGAGCCTCATGTGATTATAGTGAGCTGTGAATATTCAAGACGCTTTAATGGACCTGAGGTGATGTACATCACACAACATGGTTATGCTGGTGATACTCTGCAT gTGACTGCTTTCAGTGAACACTTTGAGCACAAGTCCAAGACATATGATGTTGCTACTCACT ATCATGACAAAGCTGTCATTGATTTTCTGGTGTTTCTCATCGTCCTCACGTCTGTGGCAATACTTGTGGTGATCGACAGCATATATGTTCTTAACCGTGTTCCTAAGCACAGAAAGTCTCG TGACGTGAATGAAAACGCGATGTTTCAATCGGCAGCAA GTCTCAGGAGCCTCAAGACTTTGCTGCTTTCAGCTGGGATCATAT GTCAAATCACTACAACTGCTGGGCAAAGGATTACAG CTTCCTCACCTCCACAGT GTTCCTACACTGTAACATCCATCAAGTTTGGCTTCCAGATTGACATTACAAGCTCTACCCCTCGTGACTACACCATAAACATTAGTGAAGAAGGCCGACCAGTCACTGGAAAACACATCACCGTCCATCAGTCCAATCAAAACTCATCACATGAAATCAAACACCTGAAGCCCTGCACTGAATATGAGCATTATGTGACATATCTTGATGGTGCTGGTGAAAAACACTGTAGCCACcctgaaaataaaactagaaCGACTGACATAA GCAAAGATGATATTGAAGATGTCAGCTGCATCCCTGGACATGTTTGTTACCGGAGTGATTGGGACGTCAGCTCTTTACTATCAACCACAAATGTTGTGGGATGTGACAATAAAACATTCTGTGTCAAACCTGGTTACAATGacatttgttcagattttacTACAAACTTCACATGTCCGACCACTTCCTTTAGCCTCACCAGCATCATCCCTGTTG atttcttaaacacaaatgaaatacatcAGATTGTTTCCACTAAACTTCCAGcgaaaatagaaacaaaattaCCTCCAAACTGTAAAAATCTCTCTGTTGATTACACCTGCTGGG AGAGTGGCGGAGTCACTGAGCCTAAGCTGGAGTCGGAGCTGGAGCCGTTTACTGACTACAGCTGTATTGGTCAGATCAAGGAAAACAATGTCACCATCAAAAACACAACTGCTGTTGACGTCAGGATTGACTGTG ATTTTAACATAATCGCCACAAAGGACAGAGTAACCAATACGTCTATTGGCTGGAGTTGGAGCACAACCAGTGACAAGTGTCAAGAAGTCCTTCATGAGCTTGAGAAGCTCGATAAGCTTTCATACGACTGCAGCTGTGGTTCTACTCTCTCCCATCAGACACACTGGA GTAAACCTGACAAAGAGTCATCAGGAAGAACATGTCTTGTTATTGGACTGAAACCATTCACCACATACACCTGTGAAGTCAAACCCATCTACAAGAACATCAAGAGAGATGCTAAACAAACTCCAGTGACACAAAAGACTGACGCTGGAA AACCAGACGATATTAAAGACCTGAAGACGTCACAGCCAGAGCATAATGTGATTATAGTAAACTGTATGTATTCAGGAAAATTAAACGGTCTTGAAggcaaacagaaatacagagcaGAACTTCATCATGGTGGTGTCATTGTGAAGGAACTTAAAGACAGTAAATGCAAGTTTGAATTCAGAGACCTGAGTTACTCTACGACCTACATAGTGAAG GTCATTGCTTTCAACACAGAACTGGAGAGCGAGCCCAAGACAAAGGAAGTTTCTACTTTCT ACAATGACAAAGCTGTCATTGGTTTTCTggtcttcctcttcatcaccatcacatCTGTTGTGGTGTCTGTGTTGGTCTACAAGATTTACATTAAGAAGTGCAGAAAGTCCAGAAA TGAGGTGAATGAAGATGTGATGCTTGAATCAACAGCAA TTTATGTTAATGTACCAACTCCTGGATGGCATCATATAGAAGCTCGCTGA
- the LOC130170414 gene encoding receptor-type tyrosine-protein phosphatase C-like yields the protein MAETTAMTSGTQATALKPPLASPTPNSRPSNQTYNATTASATTPTPTPKTSIQAVSQNQSSPAVTQPNTTVPSTTQGSYTVTPIKFGFQIDITSSTPRDYTINISEEGRPVTGKNITVHQSNQNSSHEIKHLKPCTEYEHYVTYLDGAGEKHCSHPENKTRTTDISKDDIEDVSCIPGHVCYRSDWDISSLLSTTNVVGCDNKTFCVKPGYNDICSDFTTNFTCPTTSFSLTSIIPVDFLNTNEIHQIVSTKLPAKIETKLPPNCKNLSVDYTCWESGGVTEPKLESELEPFTDYSCIGQIKDNNVTIKNTTAVDVRIDCDFNIIATKDRVTNTSIGLSWSTTSDKCQEVLHELEKLDKLSYDCSCGPTLSHQTHWSKPDKESSGRTCLVIGLKPFTTYTCEVKPIYKNKKRDAKQTPVTQKTDAGKPDDIKDLKTSQPEHNVIIVNCMYSGKLNGLEGKQKYRAELHHGGVIVKEIKEKECKFEFRDLSYSTTYIVKVIAFNTELESEPKTKEVSTFYNDKAVIGFLVFLFITITSVVVSVLVYKIYIKKCRKSRNEVNEDVMLESTAIYVNVPTPGWHHIEAR from the exons ATGGCAGAAACTACTGCCATGACGTCAGGCACCCAAGCAACCGCCCTCAAACCTCCACTCGCCTCGCCAACCCCTAACTCACGCCCCTCAAATCAGACGTACAATGCAACTACCGCGTCTG CCACTACTCCTACTCCCACACCCAAAACCAGCATCCAAGCAGTCTCTCAAAACCAGTCCTCACCTGCAGTCACCCAGCCCAACACCACAGTGCCTTCTACCACGCAAG GTTCCTACACTGTAACACCCATCAAGTTTGGCTTCCAGATTGACATCACAAGCTCTACCCCTCGTGACTACACCATAAACATTAGTGAAGAAGGCCGACCAGTCACTGGAAAAAACATCACCGTCCATCAGTCCAATCAAAACTCATCACATGAAATCAAACACCTGAAGCCCTGCACTGAATATGAGCATTATGTGACATATCTTGATGGTGCTGGTGAAAAACACTGTAGCCACcctgaaaataaaactagaaCGACTGACATAA GTAAAGATGACATTGAAGATGTCAGCTGCATCCCTGGACATGTTTGTTACCGGAGTGATTGGGACATCAGCTCTTTACTATCAACCACAAATGTTGTGGGATGTGACAATAAAACATTCTGTGTCAAACCTGGTTACAATGacatttgttcagattttacTACAAACTTCACATGTCCGACCACTTCCTTTAGCCTCACCAGCATCATCCCTGTTG atttcttaaacacaaatgaaatacatcAGATTGTTTCCACTAAACTTCCAGcgaaaatagaaacaaaattaCCTCCAAACTGTAAAAATCTCTCTGTTGATTACACCTGCTGGG AGAGTGGCGGAGTCACTGAGCCTAAGCTGGAGTCGGAGCTGGAGCCGTTTACTGACTACAGCTGTATTGGTCAGATCAAGGACAACAATGTCACCATCAAAAACACAACTGCTGTTGACGTCAGGATTGACTGTG ATTTTAACATAATCGCCACAAAGGACAGAGTAACCAATACGTCTATTGGCTTGAGTTGGAGCACAACCAGTGACAAGTGTCAAGAAGTCCTTCATGAGCTTGAGAAGCTTGATAAGCTTTCATACGACTGCAGCTGTGGTCCTACTCTCTCCCATCAGACACACTGGA GTAAACCTGACAAAGAGTCATCAGGAAGAACATGTCTTGTTATTGGACTGAAACCATTCACCACATACACCTGTGAAGTCAAACCCATCTACAAGAACAAGAAGAGAGATGCTAAACAAACTCCAGTGACACAAAAGACTGACGCTGGAA AACCAGACGATATTAAAGACCTGAAGACGTCACAGCCAGAGCATAATGTGATTATAGTAAACTGTATGTATTCAGGAAAATTAAACGGTCTTGAAggcaaacagaaatacagagcaGAACTTCATCATGGTGGTGTCATTGTGAAGGAAATTAAAGAGAAAGAATGCAAGTTTGAATTCAGAGACCTGAGTTACTCTACGACCTACATAGTGAAG GTCATTGCTTTCAACACAGAACTGGAGAGCGAGCCCAAGACAAAGGAAGTTTCTACTTTCT ACAATGACAAAGCTGTCATTGGTTTTCTggtcttcctcttcatcaccatcacatCTGTTGTGGTGTCTGTGTTGGTCTACAAGATTTACATTAAGAAGTGCAGAAAGTCCAGAAA TGAGGTGAATGAAGATGTGATGCTTGAATCAACAGCAA TTTATGTTAATGTACCAACTCCTGGATGGCATCATATAGAAGCTCGCTGA